The nucleotide sequence GTTATTATCTCTGTTTTTTTTATAAAAGTACCGACGACTCCTTGGATTCGTGCGAGCAATTTTCATATGTTGTTATCCCGGCCCGGCTGGGCCGGGATGGAAGTTATATGAAAGTAGCGACGATTCCTTGGAGTCGTTCGATCACCTTTCATGCTTTGTTGTCCCTCCCCAGAGAGGGAGGGATGGGCGTTATACCTTAGGAGGATGAACAAAGTAACCGGATATCCTCGGCCTTTTCACTAATTCCCCGCTTCAGTACTTCATGGTTGTACACAGAAATCACGTCTCTTCGCTTGAGTTTTCCGACAACCCATTGCTCCTCCATACTTTCCACTACTGGAATCTCTTCTATCCCCTTGACGTCAAAGAGCTGCATCGCATCAAAGAGGTTATGATCAGGTGTCAGGGTGATGACATCGCGGCTGCAAATGGCACCGACCAGATGACAGCAGCGTTGTTCCTCGTCATGCAAGATTGTTTTTACATCCTGCATGGAAACGACACCAACCATCTGCCCTTCATGATCAACAACGGGAAAGTAGAGAGAGTCCTTGGCAATGGCAAAGAGGTCCAGCAGATTATTAATATTAGCAGTCTCGCTGATAAAATCAACATCTTCACTGATCGCCTTACCCACACGAATAGATTTCAGGATCGCCACCTCCCTTCCTTCGTGGATATTGATTCCGTCGCGGGTAAAATCTACCGTGTCGATAGAGTCACTGTAGAATTTACTGGCCGTCACTGTCCCCACAATGGCGGTCAGCATCACCGGGACGATAATCATATAATTCCCTGTCATCTCGACAAGAAGAAAGATAGCGGTCATGGGGGCATGGGTTGAGGCGGCCAGAAAGGCCCCGATACCGATCGTGGCATAGGCTCCTGGTGTGGCAGTCATGTTCGGCAGAGCGGCATGGACTATACCGCCAAAGGCCCCGCCAATAACGGCACCGATAAACAGGGCCGGGGCAAATACGCCTCCAGCTCCTCCAGAGCCAAGGGTTATGGCCGTGGCCACTGATTTCAAGGCGATCAGGGCCAGCATGACCCAGACGATTCCGTCCCCTGCCAGCACCTGTTCGACATATTCATACCCGTCTCCCATAACTTGGGGGAAAACGATCCCTATGCTGCCCACCAGAAAGGCGCCGATAATGGGCTTTGCGTGTTCAGGAATAGAGAGCTTGCGAAATCTGTCCCTGATAAAGTAAAAGAAACGGATATGGGCTACCGCAAGAAGACCTATAAGCAGGGCCATGACAGCATATAGCGGGATTTCTACGAGTGGGTTGACCATATGATAGTCAGGGATAGGAAAGGCAGCTACTTTGCCGTAATAGGCTCTGGAGACCACGGTCGCCATGGCTGAGGCAACAACCAGGGCAGAAAAGGAAGAGATCTTGTAGGTGCCGAGCAGGATAATTTCTGCGGCAAAAAAAATACCGGCAAGAGGAGCATTAAAGATACCTGCAATGGCACCGGCGCTGCCAGCAGCAATATAAACCTTCATGCGAGCGCCTGAGACCCGGAGTCGTTGTCCGAACTGGGACCCAAGAGCCCCACCGATCTGTGCCGTTGGTCCTTCCACGCCTGCGGAGTTTCCTGAGCCGATGGTGATGGCTGTTGCGGCTATTTTGATAAAAATATTACGGGCATTAATGACACCGTTTTCCAGATTGACCCGGCGGAGAAACTTGGTGAACCCGTATCCGTTGACCTTGCCAGGAAAGAACCAGGACAGGGGGATGAGCAGGACCATACCTGCCATAGGAATGAGGGGAAGGAGGAGTCTCCGCCAGCCTCCCTCATGGATACGAAGGAGCTCTGAGCCATGCTCAAAAATATATGTATGAACGAGTTCAACTGATTCGCGAAAAATAATAATCACACCACCGGCCAAGAGACCGATAACAGCAGCTGTAATAATGACAGCTGTGTTTTCGCCTGGTATAAAATCTTTTAATTTACTATGCATTTCCTCTCCGGTACATCGCATCCAAGTTGTTCAGCTTGGTGTAGAAAAAATTTATCTGTCATCCCGGCGAGGTAATCTCTCACAAGAGCTGCCGGTGCATGGTTTGTAAGATAGCTCTCTGACATGGAATGCCAAAAGCTCCTTTTTGCTTTTTTCGACAAAGACTCCCGCATGAGCTGGTCCAGGTAGTAGGAAAAGAGCTGTTCATAACAGGAGTGAATGCGCTTGAAATCCGGTTTGAAAAGTGGATTTCGATAGATTCGCTCATAGTTGAATTCTTTCAGTTCCAGGAGCGCTGTGCCAATGTTTTCGCTGAATCCGATATAATCAGAAGAAGAATTAATATCAATATCGCTTTGGCGAAGATGGGCGCTATTCGTAATGAGATCAGACACCAAGTTATGGACAATAGTTCCGTTGCTCCTGCCCAGTATTTTACCGCAGGCAGCAGGGAGATCCTGCCGGGTGATGAGGTTCAGCTCAATGGCGTCTTCAATATCACGGCCTATATAGGCAATCGTATCAGCCAGTCGTACCAGACAGCCCTCAAGCGTCATGGGGACGAGACGTTGCACAAAAGCATCCTTTTGTACAAGATGGTCAAAATGAGAAAAGCTTTTCTCGCGCTGCCGTGCTGGCACAAGTCGGATAAGATTCGCTTCACCGTCATGACAGAGGATCCCATCCAGGACCTGAAGGGTCAGATTCCAGCCTGTTCCTTGTTTTTCAATCCTGTCCAGGAATTGAACAGATTGAATATTATGACGAAAACCAGGTAATCCATGAGCCTGGCAGAGGCGATCAAGGATGTGTTCCCCCTCATGGCCAAAAGGGGGATGACCAATGTCATGGCCCAGGGCAATCGCCTCGACCAGATCTTCATTCAATCCCAGGAAGCGGCCTGCTGTCCTTGCTATTCTGGAGACCAGCTGTACGTGCAGCACACGATGAGTGATGTGATCATTATCAATCAGCGAGAAAACCTGGGTTTTATCGATATAGCGGGTGTACGCCTTTGCATGAAGAATACGGTCAGCATCCTTAGCAAAGGGCTGTCGGTATCCCTGGCGACTCTCTTCTTTCCGGCGAATGCTTTCCTGGCTGAGGCAAGCAAGGGGAGATAAACGGCTTTTTTCATCTCCGGCAAGGTTCTCTCGTAAGTCAGCAAGCAGTAAACTGCCCTCTTTCATTTGCTATCCAATGTATTGGTTGGCGCCTTAGGGTACGCCAAATTTTTTAATGTAGCAAAAAAACGGTTTCCTGCAAGCTGCTTTTTTATTATTGGCATAATTGATGGTTTTACAGAAGGACCTTTTTGGTAATGGTTTGAAAGTATTATTTTCTATTGGTGTTTTCCGTAAGTCCCTTTTTTAGCCAGGTTACCTGAAGCGTCATTGATTAACATCAGGGGCCTAAAAAAGATCTATCTGTTTGACCTCTTTGGTCTTCTCGGGAAGAAATGTCGGAAAATGCTGGACGAGTCCTCGAAAAGATTTTTTAAAGAAAGGAGGACGTGAGAGCATCGCATCGAATTATCTCGATATCTGGATGAGGAGAGGGCCCGAAGCAGGCAGAGGCGAGGAAACCCTGCTTCGGGAGAGGCTATAGGGAGAGGATTATGCCGCCGCGTTATGCTCCGCAATAATTTTTTCAGAAATATGTGCTGGCACCTCTTCGTAATGAGAAAACCAGACCCGGAAGGAACCGCGTCCACCGGTCATGGAGGTCAGGTCCGGGGCATAGTGCTGGATTTCGGCCTGGGGAACCTGGGCCCTGACCAGTTCGTATTTCCTGGCAGTGTCCATCCCTAAGACTCGGCCCCTCCTGGAATTGAGGTCGCCCATTATGTCACCCACATGATCCTTATCCACCTGGATCTCCATCTCCATGATCGGCTCCAGCAGGACCGGATTGGCCTCTCTTACCCCTTTCTTAAAGGCCAGCGAGCCAGCGATTTTAAAGGCCATTTCTGAAGAGTCCACATTGTGAAAGGAACCGTCAATCAGGGTAACCTTGAGGCCCTCAAAGGGATAGCCTGCAATGACGCCTTTCTCCATGGCCTCGAGGATACCCTTTTCCACCGCCGGACGGTATTGTTGGGGAATAACCCCACCGACAATCTTGTCGATAAATTCAAAATGCTCACCGTTATGGAGGGGCTCCAGCTCAACTGTACAGTCGCCGTACTGCCCGCGTCCGCCAGACTGTTTTTTATGTTTACCCTGGGCCGTTGCCTTGCTCTTGAGGGTCTCCCGATAGGGAATTTGGGGCTGCGCCAGCTCCATCTCCACAGAGAACTTCCGTTTCAGCTTATCCTTCAGGGCATCAAGATGGACCTGGCCTACACCGGAAATCAGGACCTCATGGGTCTGAGGCTCACGGGTCATCTTAAGGGTAGGGTCTTCATCAAGCAGGCGCGTGAGCACAGAGAAAAGTTTTTCCTCATCTTTTTCATGGGTTGCATTAACGGCATAGGAGATGACCGCAGGCATGGGCTCAGGACGTTCATAGAGGATAGGCGCGTTCTGGTCACAGAGGGTATCGCCGGTTTCAGTCTCTTTGAGCTTTGTCACAGCGACAATCATGCCGGGAACAGCGCTGTCAATCTGTTTCTGTTCCTTGCCCTGCATGAGAAAAAGATGGCCGAAACGTTCGGCCTCCCCTTTGCTGCTATTATAAAAGCTATCCCCCTCCAAGGTGCCGGAGAGGACCCGGAAGATGGTCAGGCGACCGGCAAAGGGGTCAGCCATGGTCTTGAAGACCTGGGCAGAGAAAGGCGCATCAGTGTTTCCGGCCCGTTCAATCAGGTCCTTTGATGCCGGATCGGTTCCAATGGTTGCTGGGCGCTGATCCGGGGAGGGGAGGAGTTTGGTAACAGCATCAAGTAACAAAGAGCTGCCCGCGTTATGCAGGGCTGAACAGGGGAGGACCGGGGCAATCTTGCCCTGGCGAACCCCGGCGATCAGGCCGGAGAACAGTTCTTCCTGGGGGAGCTCTCCTTCCTCCAGGAATATTTCGATCAAATCATCATCGGTTTCCGCCACATACTCCATCATATTTTCCCGCCGGGTCGCTGCCTCGTCTACCAGCTCTTCCGGTATCTCGCCTTGTTCAACTGAACCGTCCACTTGGAAAAAGAGGGCCTCCTGATTGATAATATCGACCACGCCCTTGAATTCCTTTTCCTGCCCGATAGGAAGGTAGAGAACCACCGGGTTGAGATCAAACTCCTCCTTGATTTCATCCACAGTCTTTTGGAAATTGGAGCGCTCCCTGTCAATCTTGGTGATGCAGATCAGGCAGGGCAGCTGTCGATTCTGGACAAGATCGACAAAATGCTCGGTCTGATTGCGCACCCCAAGCACGGAGCCAACGGTGAGGATGGCACTGTCCGCAACAAGGGAGGCGAATTTGGCCTCATTAAAGAAATTATCATCACCGGGTGTGTCGGCCAGGAAGATTTGCTGCTTCTTCCAGGTAAAATGATTACATGCCGTACTGATTGATATCTGCCGTTTTATCTCTTCTTCCTCAAAATCCATGGCAGTGGTGCCGTCATCCACCTTGCCGAGTCGGTTGATGGCACCGGCAGTGAAAAGCAGGGCCTCTGCAAGGGTTGTCTTGCCGCTGTTGCCATGGCCAAGGATGACAGTATTCCTGATCTGTTTGACATCGTACATGTAAACCTCCGGTGACCGGGTGCTGAAATTAATGATGAACAGGGGGATACCAAGCTGTTTCCCTGATGACGAAAAAGAAAGGATTGCTAAGCGAAAAAAGCTTTCTCTTTTGCGCCGGGAATGGTAACCATTTGTCGTTTTTCCTGAAAAACGATATCGTTATAGCATTCTATATATTCTTATTATCTTTGTAAAGTCAAGTCTTATGACCGACTCATCATGAAGGGAAGATAACCCATGGTAAAAAAACGAGAAACAGCAGGTAGTTCCACAGGAAAGATAGCACGATCCGCCGGGGCAGTGAGTATAGCGGTGATGTGCAGCCGGGTTCTTGGTCTGGTGCGGGAACAGGTCTTTGCTGGCCTATTCGGGGCAGGATACGCCTACGATGCCTTTGTGGTGGCCTTCCGTATCCCTAACCTGCTCA is from Candidatus Electrothrix sp. GW3-4 and encodes:
- a CDS encoding chloride channel protein; translation: MHSKLKDFIPGENTAVIITAAVIGLLAGGVIIIFRESVELVHTYIFEHGSELLRIHEGGWRRLLLPLIPMAGMVLLIPLSWFFPGKVNGYGFTKFLRRVNLENGVINARNIFIKIAATAITIGSGNSAGVEGPTAQIGGALGSQFGQRLRVSGARMKVYIAAGSAGAIAGIFNAPLAGIFFAAEIILLGTYKISSFSALVVASAMATVVSRAYYGKVAAFPIPDYHMVNPLVEIPLYAVMALLIGLLAVAHIRFFYFIRDRFRKLSIPEHAKPIIGAFLVGSIGIVFPQVMGDGYEYVEQVLAGDGIVWVMLALIALKSVATAITLGSGGAGGVFAPALFIGAVIGGAFGGIVHAALPNMTATPGAYATIGIGAFLAASTHAPMTAIFLLVEMTGNYMIIVPVMLTAIVGTVTASKFYSDSIDTVDFTRDGINIHEGREVAILKSIRVGKAISEDVDFISETANINNLLDLFAIAKDSLYFPVVDHEGQMVGVVSMQDVKTILHDEEQRCCHLVGAICSRDVITLTPDHNLFDAMQLFDVKGIEEIPVVESMEEQWVVGKLKRRDVISVYNHEVLKRGISEKAEDIRLLCSSS
- the dgt gene encoding dGTP triphosphohydrolase — encoded protein: MKEGSLLLADLRENLAGDEKSRLSPLACLSQESIRRKEESRQGYRQPFAKDADRILHAKAYTRYIDKTQVFSLIDNDHITHRVLHVQLVSRIARTAGRFLGLNEDLVEAIALGHDIGHPPFGHEGEHILDRLCQAHGLPGFRHNIQSVQFLDRIEKQGTGWNLTLQVLDGILCHDGEANLIRLVPARQREKSFSHFDHLVQKDAFVQRLVPMTLEGCLVRLADTIAYIGRDIEDAIELNLITRQDLPAACGKILGRSNGTIVHNLVSDLITNSAHLRQSDIDINSSSDYIGFSENIGTALLELKEFNYERIYRNPLFKPDFKRIHSCYEQLFSYYLDQLMRESLSKKAKRSFWHSMSESYLTNHAPAALVRDYLAGMTDKFFLHQAEQLGCDVPERKCIVN
- the fusA gene encoding elongation factor G, which translates into the protein MYDVKQIRNTVILGHGNSGKTTLAEALLFTAGAINRLGKVDDGTTAMDFEEEEIKRQISISTACNHFTWKKQQIFLADTPGDDNFFNEAKFASLVADSAILTVGSVLGVRNQTEHFVDLVQNRQLPCLICITKIDRERSNFQKTVDEIKEEFDLNPVVLYLPIGQEKEFKGVVDIINQEALFFQVDGSVEQGEIPEELVDEAATRRENMMEYVAETDDDLIEIFLEEGELPQEELFSGLIAGVRQGKIAPVLPCSALHNAGSSLLLDAVTKLLPSPDQRPATIGTDPASKDLIERAGNTDAPFSAQVFKTMADPFAGRLTIFRVLSGTLEGDSFYNSSKGEAERFGHLFLMQGKEQKQIDSAVPGMIVAVTKLKETETGDTLCDQNAPILYERPEPMPAVISYAVNATHEKDEEKLFSVLTRLLDEDPTLKMTREPQTHEVLISGVGQVHLDALKDKLKRKFSVEMELAQPQIPYRETLKSKATAQGKHKKQSGGRGQYGDCTVELEPLHNGEHFEFIDKIVGGVIPQQYRPAVEKGILEAMEKGVIAGYPFEGLKVTLIDGSFHNVDSSEMAFKIAGSLAFKKGVREANPVLLEPIMEMEIQVDKDHVGDIMGDLNSRRGRVLGMDTARKYELVRAQVPQAEIQHYAPDLTSMTGGRGSFRVWFSHYEEVPAHISEKIIAEHNAAA